The Candidatus Neomarinimicrobiota bacterium genome has a segment encoding these proteins:
- a CDS encoding glycosyltransferase → MEKLFIIYFVLYLLIDVGLFLYSFVVFRLLQRRKHEKIDDWTSHPVSIVVPAYNEEVSIAQCAEMLLQLNYPAYELLIVNDGSSDQTLASLQEKFELKVTEVSSSLPLVTEEIKQVYRSEDGSLIVVDKENGGKADSLNAGINLASGKYICTIDADSILDKEALRSVVRPFVTDDRTMVSGGQLAASNDVVLSDNRVVSSEIPRNIWVLWQILEYIKSFLVARIGLSKVNALLLMSGAFSMFRRDELLEIGGFLSPRNEHPYIAEHVGLGRQTVCEDMEIVVRLFKYRQDKEKKAKAVFLPGPVCWTEVPEDALSLFRQRARWHQGLIESLNIHRYMIFEPHYGATGLVGMPYYFFFQMLSPVIKVLAIVFIIVAISVGMIHPEWIALMLAVIILLTAIITTTITAIVEFWSMGESKTNRDALRYKTFWDWTQLIAAGILGEFSYSFFKMIAQLKGFLNFFGRKSEWTKIHRKGITKE, encoded by the coding sequence TTGGAAAAACTATTTATTATCTATTTCGTCCTCTATCTATTAATAGATGTGGGACTTTTCCTGTATTCTTTTGTTGTGTTTCGGCTCTTACAGCGCAGGAAACACGAAAAAATTGATGACTGGACCAGTCACCCCGTTTCCATAGTTGTCCCGGCGTACAATGAGGAGGTTTCCATTGCTCAATGCGCCGAGATGCTGCTGCAACTGAATTATCCGGCTTACGAACTACTTATTGTCAATGACGGTTCTTCGGACCAGACTTTAGCGTCACTGCAAGAGAAGTTTGAACTGAAAGTGACGGAAGTATCAAGCTCGCTCCCGTTGGTAACAGAAGAGATCAAGCAAGTTTATCGGTCCGAGGACGGATCTCTGATAGTGGTAGATAAAGAAAACGGCGGGAAAGCCGATTCCCTTAATGCCGGGATAAACCTGGCATCAGGGAAATACATCTGTACAATAGACGCGGATTCCATCCTGGATAAGGAGGCGCTGAGGTCCGTAGTAAGACCGTTTGTTACGGATGACAGAACTATGGTCTCCGGGGGGCAACTGGCAGCCTCTAACGATGTTGTATTGAGCGACAACCGCGTCGTCAGCTCCGAAATTCCCCGCAATATCTGGGTACTCTGGCAAATTCTTGAGTATATCAAATCATTTTTGGTCGCACGGATCGGGTTGAGTAAGGTGAATGCCCTGCTGCTGATGTCTGGCGCGTTTTCCATGTTTCGCCGGGATGAATTGTTGGAAATAGGTGGATTTTTAAGTCCCCGGAATGAACATCCGTATATCGCAGAGCATGTTGGGTTGGGTCGGCAAACCGTGTGTGAAGATATGGAGATTGTGGTTCGGTTGTTTAAATACCGCCAGGACAAAGAGAAAAAAGCAAAAGCAGTATTTTTGCCTGGACCAGTATGCTGGACAGAGGTTCCGGAAGATGCTTTGAGCCTTTTTAGGCAGCGTGCCCGGTGGCATCAGGGGTTAATAGAATCCCTGAATATTCACCGCTATATGATCTTTGAACCGCACTATGGTGCAACCGGCCTGGTAGGGATGCCGTACTACTTCTTTTTTCAGATGCTTTCTCCGGTGATTAAGGTGCTTGCTATCGTCTTTATCATCGTTGCTATCTCTGTGGGAATGATACACCCCGAGTGGATCGCCCTGATGCTTGCGGTTATTATTCTCTTAACGGCAATTATCACGACGACGATTACGGCTATTGTTGAGTTCTGGAGTATGGGCGAGTCGAAAACGAACAGGGATGCTCTTCGATACAAGACTTTCTGGGATTGGACTCAACTAATTGCCGCTGGTATCCTTGGAGAATTCTCCTATTCCTTTTTTAAAATGATTGCCCAGCTCAAGGGATTCCTCAACTTCTTTGGGCGGAAGAGTGAATGGACGAAGATTCACCGGAAGGGGATCACGAAAGAGTGA
- a CDS encoding tetratricopeptide repeat protein has translation MDEDSPEGDHERVRFILSALVVLVGIQVSAQVLDKEAYRSRGYEAMVNGELQEAIDNYSAILAIDSSDYDARLALGRLHFRNGNCDSSMYYYRMIYRNDRTDVEALNGFVRCFIRHGKMDSAIHYAERAVNLMPNHVPEYLQLAKALSYDGQLDRAIEVYRRANKVDNTWSQVWAGLGRMHYWKAQPATAIQFYEKALDLDPKNTSIREEYENIKNALAYNTDATFQYIQETEPSYQIDAIVQQYSAQKRVTDHIHISANILFDYSSRDYTIGSDTTRWYDNSWIKTSWITDNNRVILNAGASRSDSRITSYGLSWQYHTNIKSVKVRNILSGGYSYFYYWNEVGRNNFSDNLSLEYSDLSLSVGVNTGTVDEKQVRVYSSDPFQTATNPYFNYSVSLTWQMIDNPQIKLGANHSYYDYKYNSPAYYTPTERLLTGPSVTMYYDYKKLYTYGRYAINFGSEKYYYVSSATPGQGGQVINSGNIDTDNWSASLEIGYSGEAFSLAAGASRFYNPYYENLSAFITLSAKF, from the coding sequence ATGGACGAAGATTCACCGGAAGGGGATCACGAAAGAGTGAGATTCATTTTATCGGCACTAGTTGTATTGGTTGGAATACAGGTATCCGCTCAGGTTTTGGATAAGGAGGCATACCGGAGCCGGGGATATGAGGCCATGGTGAATGGCGAACTGCAAGAAGCCATCGACAATTATTCGGCTATATTGGCTATAGACAGCAGCGACTATGACGCCCGGCTGGCATTGGGACGTCTACACTTCAGGAACGGCAATTGCGACTCATCCATGTATTACTACAGGATGATCTATCGGAATGACCGTACAGACGTCGAAGCCCTAAATGGATTTGTCCGCTGTTTTATTAGGCATGGAAAGATGGACTCGGCTATTCATTATGCTGAGAGAGCGGTGAACTTAATGCCAAACCACGTTCCGGAATATCTGCAGTTGGCAAAAGCCTTGAGCTATGACGGCCAGTTGGATAGGGCGATCGAGGTGTATCGGCGGGCTAACAAAGTAGATAATACCTGGTCACAGGTCTGGGCGGGTTTAGGACGGATGCACTACTGGAAGGCACAGCCCGCCACGGCGATACAATTTTATGAAAAGGCCCTTGATCTGGATCCGAAAAACACCAGCATACGTGAAGAGTACGAAAATATCAAAAACGCATTGGCGTACAATACTGATGCAACATTCCAGTATATTCAGGAAACGGAACCAAGCTACCAAATCGATGCGATAGTGCAGCAGTATAGCGCGCAGAAGCGCGTGACTGATCATATCCACATATCTGCGAATATCCTGTTCGATTATTCTTCACGGGATTATACAATAGGCTCGGACACGACCAGATGGTACGACAATTCCTGGATTAAAACGAGCTGGATAACAGACAATAACCGAGTCATCCTTAATGCGGGGGCCAGCAGAAGTGACAGCCGAATCACCTCCTATGGCCTGAGCTGGCAGTATCATACCAATATCAAAAGTGTGAAGGTGAGAAACATCCTAAGCGGCGGCTATAGTTATTTTTACTATTGGAACGAGGTCGGCCGGAATAACTTTTCCGACAACCTGAGTCTGGAATATTCGGATCTTTCCCTCTCTGTCGGCGTAAATACGGGGACGGTGGACGAGAAACAGGTTCGGGTGTATTCTTCTGATCCTTTTCAAACAGCCACCAATCCGTATTTTAATTACAGCGTATCATTGACCTGGCAAATGATTGATAATCCCCAAATTAAACTGGGAGCCAATCACTCCTATTACGATTATAAATACAATTCCCCGGCATACTATACCCCCACTGAGCGGTTACTGACCGGTCCGTCGGTAACGATGTATTACGATTATAAAAAATTGTATACCTATGGACGGTATGCAATCAACTTCGGGAGCGAGAAGTATTACTATGTATCAAGTGCGACTCCCGGACAGGGAGGGCAAGTGATAAACAGCGGCAATATCGATACCGATAACTGGTCTGCGTCGCTCGAAATCGGATACAGCGGAGAAGCCTTCTCGCTTGCCGCTGGCGCGAGTCGGTTTTACAATCCCTATTATGAAAACCTGTCAGCATTTATCACCTTGTCAGCAAAGTTCTAA
- a CDS encoding RNA polymerase sigma factor produces the protein MEPEQLQKYHAGDHKTFNRIMAEYQEPIYFFLLRMVGNEEDAQDLTQETFVKTYTERKKFKGNSAVNTWIYRIAANLAKNHLRWRSIRNFIPVDHAGDELVNMTNDESADELEAREQELLMHLQSLSKTQRSVFILRYFNQLSHREVAQVMGVSEASSKTNFHYAVTALKDQVQGGKIS, from the coding sequence ATGGAACCGGAACAACTCCAAAAATATCATGCTGGTGACCACAAAACCTTTAATCGTATTATGGCGGAATACCAGGAACCAATCTATTTCTTTCTCTTGCGAATGGTCGGCAACGAAGAAGATGCGCAGGATTTGACACAGGAGACATTTGTGAAGACCTACACGGAACGGAAAAAATTCAAAGGGAATTCGGCAGTAAATACCTGGATATATCGTATCGCTGCGAACCTGGCGAAGAACCATCTCCGGTGGCGATCCATCCGTAATTTTATCCCGGTTGATCATGCCGGGGACGAACTGGTGAATATGACCAATGACGAAAGCGCCGACGAATTGGAAGCAAGGGAGCAGGAACTGTTGATGCATCTGCAGTCGTTATCCAAAACCCAACGGAGCGTCTTTATCCTCCGCTATTTCAATCAACTGTCGCACAGGGAAGTGGCGCAGGTGATGGGGGTTTCGGAAGCATCATCAAAAACCAACTTCCATTATGCGGTCACTGCTCTGAAAGATCAGGTGCAGGGAGGAAAGATTTCATGA
- the nadC gene encoding carboxylating nicotinate-nucleotide diphosphorylase, which produces MDGINVDSLKERIGLALEEDIGLGDITAESVVEYNPHAQAQIIARQDGVICGLDIAKMVFSHNGPPLDIQIFAEDGDLVESGQQLMTIAGSGLTILSAERTALNLLGRLSGIATLTAAYVRAIDGTNARILDTRKTTPLWRDIEKYAVKCGGGVNHRMGLHDMVLIKENHIRWAGGLEKAVSHCIGEIGEDRQAIKIEVEVGSLDELEKVLEFSVDRILLDNMSPVTVSQAVDMVRHKIPLEVSGGITLETIREFAETGVEYISVGALTHSPEVFDVSLLFEDELKAPGKSVH; this is translated from the coding sequence ATGGACGGAATCAATGTTGACAGTCTGAAGGAACGCATCGGGCTGGCGCTGGAAGAAGATATTGGCCTGGGCGATATCACAGCTGAGAGTGTAGTGGAGTATAATCCGCATGCACAGGCACAAATTATTGCGAGACAGGATGGGGTTATCTGCGGCCTGGATATCGCAAAAATGGTTTTCTCTCATAATGGTCCACCATTGGATATTCAGATCTTTGCTGAGGATGGCGATCTCGTGGAATCAGGCCAACAGCTCATGACCATCGCCGGGAGCGGTCTGACGATTCTGTCGGCAGAGCGAACCGCGTTGAATCTGCTGGGACGGCTCAGTGGTATTGCGACGCTTACGGCTGCATATGTCAGAGCAATCGATGGCACCAATGCGAGGATTCTGGACACCCGGAAGACTACGCCACTCTGGCGTGATATCGAGAAATACGCAGTCAAATGCGGTGGTGGTGTGAATCACCGGATGGGGCTCCACGATATGGTCCTGATAAAGGAGAATCATATCCGCTGGGCTGGTGGGTTGGAAAAAGCCGTGTCCCATTGTATTGGCGAAATCGGGGAAGACCGGCAGGCAATTAAGATTGAGGTGGAAGTAGGATCACTGGATGAGTTGGAAAAAGTACTGGAATTCAGTGTTGACCGGATCCTGTTGGACAATATGTCGCCGGTTACGGTGAGCCAGGCAGTGGATATGGTCCGGCATAAAATCCCGCTGGAGGTATCCGGCGGAATTACTCTGGAGACTATACGGGAATTCGCAGAGACCGGGGTGGAGTATATTTCGGTGGGTGCACTTACCCATTCGCCGGAAGTTTTCGATGTCTCACTATTGTTTGAGGATGAACTCAAGGCACCAGGCAAATCGGTGCACTAA
- a CDS encoding periplasmic heavy metal sensor, with protein sequence MRKYIPVMVMALLVAHGIFAQPGGPPHMRRGQTPEQLETLRIWKMTEFLDLSEEQATRFFPAFRNHREKMGQLDSAVADLQGSIGDQLGQNGVDQKYVDQKRKELSDLRQQQLKEEIRFLEELPEYLTPDQQAKFIIFDRRFRRALRDAVRRHDMQPFNQ encoded by the coding sequence ATGCGAAAATATATCCCAGTGATGGTGATGGCGCTCCTGGTGGCCCATGGCATCTTTGCCCAGCCCGGCGGACCGCCGCACATGAGAAGGGGACAGACCCCGGAGCAGCTGGAAACGCTGCGCATCTGGAAGATGACGGAATTTCTGGATCTGTCCGAGGAGCAGGCCACCCGGTTTTTCCCGGCGTTTCGGAATCACAGAGAGAAGATGGGGCAATTGGATTCCGCTGTAGCCGATCTGCAGGGATCCATCGGCGACCAACTGGGACAAAATGGCGTCGATCAAAAGTACGTGGATCAGAAGCGAAAAGAGCTGAGCGATTTACGGCAGCAACAGTTGAAAGAAGAGATCCGGTTTCTGGAGGAGCTGCCGGAGTATCTGACCCCGGATCAGCAGGCGAAATTCATAATCTTTGACCGCCGGTTCAGGAGGGCACTACGCGATGCTGTCCGCCGGCACGATATGCAACCATTCAATCAATAA
- a CDS encoding periplasmic heavy metal sensor — MKKSQWFVTGAFVMFLLPAMVLGQFGPRHDMKMEALDLSAEQQEQLESLAVEHHKEMIAARADLKIARLELQELLVSGVSEKKVNSQVNAVAEAEKAILQNRIAHQLAVREALGEEAFGTWMRMHHRGQCGNCGPGKHRGMQGRSGKMGGQGMRQGMQ; from the coding sequence ATGAAGAAATCACAATGGTTTGTCACAGGTGCATTTGTTATGTTCCTCCTCCCGGCGATGGTGCTGGGCCAATTCGGCCCGAGGCACGATATGAAGATGGAGGCGCTGGATCTCTCTGCTGAGCAGCAGGAACAATTGGAATCATTGGCCGTGGAACACCATAAGGAAATGATTGCCGCCCGGGCCGATCTGAAGATAGCCCGGCTGGAACTGCAGGAACTACTCGTATCCGGGGTATCGGAGAAAAAGGTGAACAGCCAGGTTAACGCGGTTGCTGAAGCAGAGAAAGCTATTTTGCAGAACCGGATTGCTCATCAGCTGGCAGTCCGCGAAGCCCTGGGTGAGGAAGCCTTTGGAACCTGGATGCGGATGCATCACAGAGGGCAGTGTGGGAATTGCGGCCCTGGGAAACACCGTGGTATGCAGGGGCGTTCCGGAAAAATGGGCGGTCAGGGAATGCGTCAGGGTATGCAGTAG
- a CDS encoding DUF92 domain-containing protein, with product MFAESTEFPVYQPFASEWLTFALFFLGIMLAIGLAEFARAKLAWSAEASRKIVHILVGLMIFWARFLFDSPVPAVTIALVFIILNLIAIIAGGFEGMHATDRQSLGTVFYPLTFLILVVMFWYRDPAILLVSFLILALGDPIAAQVGETVSKPRNFVVWRDRKSVQGSSALLISAFIISFAGLYILRLIDGHPMPGIGSLIIVSIAVAVVSTFAESISWGGSDNLTLPLSAALAMDILLGQPVTSQLMFMGWIFVAFLLSFGAYRLRVLNLSGTVAAFLLGTFVFGIGGLRWVVPMGAFFVLSSLLSKFGKQKKDILHSVYEKTGNRDMMQVLANGGLAGLLAIIWHYTQTDLLYFVFLGGLAAATADTWATELGVFSRQQPRSLLTLQPVAMGTSGGITLFGTLGATAGAAVLGFSGWIVSPQFSLGSLGIVTLAGLVGSMVDSILGATVQAQYKCPTCDKITEKTEHCGNNPLHHIRGFRLINNDVVNLACTVAGALAVIFLV from the coding sequence ATGTTTGCAGAGTCTACGGAATTCCCTGTTTATCAGCCGTTTGCCAGCGAATGGCTCACGTTTGCTCTTTTTTTTCTGGGCATCATGCTGGCTATCGGACTTGCCGAATTCGCCAGAGCCAAGCTGGCGTGGTCGGCGGAAGCTTCCCGAAAAATAGTCCACATCCTGGTCGGACTGATGATCTTCTGGGCGCGATTTCTGTTTGACTCGCCCGTTCCGGCTGTTACTATCGCCCTTGTATTCATCATACTGAATCTTATCGCCATCATTGCGGGGGGATTTGAAGGTATGCACGCGACGGACCGGCAATCTTTGGGAACAGTATTTTATCCGCTGACCTTCCTGATTCTGGTCGTCATGTTCTGGTATCGGGATCCGGCGATACTGTTGGTGAGTTTCCTCATCCTCGCTCTCGGCGATCCCATCGCGGCTCAGGTCGGAGAAACGGTTTCCAAGCCCCGTAATTTTGTCGTCTGGCGGGACCGGAAATCGGTACAGGGCAGTTCGGCTCTGCTTATCTCGGCTTTTATTATCTCCTTCGCCGGGTTGTATATTCTTCGATTGATAGACGGGCATCCTATGCCAGGGATCGGAAGCCTCATAATTGTCAGTATCGCTGTCGCCGTGGTAAGCACCTTCGCTGAGTCTATCTCCTGGGGCGGTTCAGACAACTTGACTTTGCCGCTGTCTGCGGCGCTTGCGATGGATATTCTTCTGGGGCAACCTGTTACATCCCAGTTGATGTTTATGGGCTGGATTTTCGTGGCCTTTCTGCTATCATTCGGTGCATATCGGTTGCGGGTCCTGAATTTAAGTGGCACGGTGGCGGCATTCCTGCTCGGTACTTTTGTCTTTGGCATCGGCGGACTCCGGTGGGTGGTTCCCATGGGCGCATTTTTCGTGCTGTCCAGCCTGTTATCCAAATTTGGCAAACAGAAGAAGGACATTCTGCACTCTGTCTATGAAAAAACCGGCAACCGGGATATGATGCAGGTGCTGGCCAACGGTGGACTGGCGGGACTCCTGGCTATCATATGGCACTATACGCAGACTGATCTGCTGTATTTTGTTTTTCTCGGTGGACTGGCTGCGGCCACCGCCGATACCTGGGCCACGGAACTTGGTGTCTTTTCACGTCAACAACCCAGAAGCCTCCTTACACTCCAGCCAGTCGCCATGGGTACTTCTGGCGGGATCACCCTGTTTGGTACCTTGGGTGCTACCGCTGGCGCAGCAGTACTCGGCTTCTCCGGATGGATTGTCTCTCCGCAATTCTCCCTGGGATCACTCGGGATAGTCACTCTCGCAGGACTTGTCGGTTCAATGGTCGACAGCATCCTGGGTGCCACCGTTCAGGCGCAGTACAAATGTCCAACTTGCGATAAAATCACCGAAAAAACCGAGCACTGCGGGAATAACCCGCTCCATCACATCCGCGGCTTCCGTTTGATTAATAATGACGTAGTAAATTTGGCGTGTACGGTGGCGGGGGCATTAGCAGTAATATTCCTGGTATAA
- a CDS encoding UvrD-helicase domain-containing protein gives MPDNTPTREQKFAIAEIDQSMPVTAGAGSGKTFVLTHRYFQILAEQKAGLDEILTITFTEKAANQMRKKIRDLIRTHTKGMADTGFPPVQKPGLKLPDREYWGQLLDDFEQSYISTIHGFCSRMLRESAIEMGLDPDFSIMDEHTTALRLPEITRRIVFQMIRNENEAVGHWLRYYSAGRIIDTMKKMIRKRVQYQGLEDHYLDTDGNPKDPEEQLLHLKNHYKREVEPLLDQFRNHPLWKELRTLLQGLTPLDRSDAFYPHYEALLDMIEQMDSVDDPVRLANLWVQLPDELKSKGSKKRWEGDFSRVKDLCKKFRDTVLEPELEGISLFDPEIELEGIRLAQSGAQIYSKVLDRYRRWKREQNFLDYDDLLIEAVRLLRNFPDIRQRYAHQFRHILVDEFQDTNPIQYELVNLLHTTDEDNSTKLFVVGDPKQSIYRFRGTEVSLFRQAEQALPQGEAQLTTSFRSRPALLQWFDACFAPVMGTQEEGRDELAPYEQRYQSLEAFRGEFDEKSTSVTAQIVETQSDADEDSVENRIQLEAAHIANWIQETVGTITVEEDGEKRLARYGDIALLFRRTTHIKQYEYAFQLTGIPYYTVAGKGLFQAQEVRDILTLLKTLVYPSDQISAVGTLRSAFFGMSDEGLFRLALNGYTNRWDTLFAKKDVPEELAESDKSALQSARDAIVSWRDLAQRTSPGRLIDTICNETGYLGIVGSGRHGLQRLRNVEQFLEFAYEVGRSQQSSLRGFVEYVETLRDETEMEEAVLHTGETNAVQLMTIHKAKGLEFPIVIVPNIDNTGASGMQQDFYSTFGWALAWNDPGRPADDQRVKPFLYHLISTEEARRDLAESRRLFYVANTRARDKLVLSGIANGKNALEKSIDRIDFEKDNWLRWTLGALTNLGWSPGEDSVALGEGTVTVLHHQHMDGEKLPGADEIVKFDDPENGTTSEDSGSILSGDEIIRRWRIPEPRKVLSEMKPTMFPVFRKDPDRFYREYILGIPELTPENVKADGLKGPEFGSLAHEILERFVKESMPEPEQMLVQILPQRQLAGESETESALRSMLERLQDSELGQLIRDHNARTEVTLLTSVLDIPMTGQIDLLLQTDEDRYIIIDYKTDAVDESGIEEKVNYYTPQILAYAYAVEESLGKSPEWAGLYFTRLNVIHRIDLPDNITGEMERLVREMIDFLENKKP, from the coding sequence ATGCCTGATAACACTCCCACTAGAGAACAAAAATTTGCCATAGCGGAGATCGACCAATCCATGCCGGTGACGGCTGGTGCGGGTTCGGGGAAGACATTCGTCCTGACCCACCGGTATTTCCAGATCCTGGCAGAGCAAAAGGCCGGACTGGACGAGATTCTGACCATTACCTTCACCGAGAAGGCTGCCAACCAGATGCGCAAAAAGATCCGTGATTTGATACGGACGCATACGAAAGGGATGGCCGACACCGGCTTTCCGCCGGTACAGAAACCGGGACTGAAGTTACCGGATCGGGAGTATTGGGGGCAGCTACTGGATGATTTCGAACAATCCTATATCAGTACTATCCACGGTTTCTGCTCCCGGATGCTCCGGGAGTCGGCCATCGAGATGGGGCTGGACCCGGATTTCTCTATCATGGACGAGCACACTACTGCTCTCCGGCTGCCTGAGATTACACGCCGGATCGTGTTCCAGATGATTCGAAACGAGAATGAGGCCGTTGGCCATTGGTTGCGGTATTATTCCGCCGGGCGGATTATCGATACTATGAAAAAAATGATCAGGAAACGGGTACAGTATCAGGGCCTGGAGGATCATTATCTTGATACCGACGGAAATCCAAAAGATCCGGAGGAGCAACTCCTGCATCTTAAGAACCACTATAAAAGAGAAGTGGAGCCGTTACTCGACCAATTTCGAAACCATCCGCTTTGGAAGGAATTGCGGACTCTTTTACAGGGATTAACTCCACTCGATAGGTCTGACGCGTTTTACCCGCACTATGAAGCCTTACTCGATATGATAGAGCAAATGGACTCCGTCGATGATCCCGTGAGGTTAGCCAATCTCTGGGTGCAGCTCCCGGACGAGTTGAAGAGCAAGGGAAGCAAAAAACGATGGGAGGGTGATTTCAGTCGCGTCAAGGATCTCTGCAAGAAATTCCGGGATACTGTTCTGGAGCCTGAACTCGAGGGTATTTCGCTTTTCGACCCGGAAATTGAATTAGAAGGGATCAGGCTGGCACAGTCCGGGGCTCAGATTTATTCGAAGGTTCTGGATCGGTACCGGAGATGGAAGCGGGAACAGAATTTTCTGGATTATGACGATTTGCTAATTGAAGCGGTCCGTTTATTACGTAATTTCCCCGATATCCGGCAGCGATACGCGCATCAGTTTCGCCATATCCTGGTGGATGAGTTCCAGGATACCAACCCGATTCAGTACGAATTGGTAAATCTTCTCCACACAACGGATGAGGATAATTCAACAAAACTCTTTGTGGTCGGTGACCCAAAGCAGTCCATTTATCGATTCCGGGGGACGGAGGTCAGTCTGTTCCGCCAGGCTGAACAGGCGCTACCGCAGGGAGAAGCGCAACTCACCACCAGTTTCAGGAGCCGACCGGCACTGTTGCAATGGTTCGACGCATGCTTTGCACCGGTTATGGGCACACAAGAGGAAGGCCGCGACGAATTGGCGCCGTATGAACAGCGGTACCAATCTTTAGAAGCATTCAGGGGTGAATTCGACGAAAAATCGACGTCGGTCACAGCCCAAATTGTTGAGACCCAGAGTGACGCAGATGAAGATTCAGTGGAAAACCGGATTCAGCTGGAGGCAGCCCATATCGCCAACTGGATCCAGGAGACCGTCGGGACGATTACCGTTGAGGAAGACGGCGAAAAGCGTTTGGCGCGTTACGGCGATATTGCGCTGCTATTCCGTCGCACGACCCACATCAAACAGTACGAGTACGCTTTCCAACTCACCGGTATCCCGTACTATACCGTGGCGGGGAAAGGACTCTTCCAGGCCCAGGAAGTCAGGGATATTCTCACCCTGCTCAAGACATTGGTGTATCCCAGCGATCAGATTTCCGCGGTGGGAACGCTGCGTTCTGCCTTTTTTGGCATGTCTGATGAGGGACTTTTTCGCCTGGCACTCAATGGCTATACTAATCGCTGGGATACGTTGTTTGCAAAAAAGGATGTGCCCGAAGAACTGGCTGAGAGCGATAAGTCAGCGTTACAATCTGCCAGAGATGCAATTGTATCGTGGCGTGACCTTGCGCAGCGGACATCTCCAGGCCGGCTCATCGATACAATCTGCAACGAGACCGGGTATCTGGGTATCGTTGGATCAGGCAGGCACGGGTTACAACGGCTGCGAAACGTGGAGCAGTTTTTGGAGTTTGCATATGAGGTCGGACGCTCACAGCAGTCATCCCTCCGGGGATTTGTGGAGTATGTGGAAACGCTCCGGGATGAAACGGAGATGGAAGAAGCGGTACTCCACACGGGGGAAACCAACGCGGTGCAATTGATGACCATTCACAAGGCGAAGGGGTTGGAGTTTCCCATTGTAATTGTGCCGAATATTGACAATACGGGCGCTTCAGGGATGCAGCAGGATTTTTATAGCACCTTTGGCTGGGCGCTGGCCTGGAACGATCCCGGCCGTCCCGCAGACGATCAGCGGGTAAAGCCGTTTCTATACCATCTGATTAGTACGGAAGAAGCCCGCCGGGATCTGGCTGAGTCCAGGCGCCTGTTTTACGTGGCTAATACCCGGGCCAGAGATAAACTGGTGCTGTCCGGAATCGCTAACGGCAAAAATGCACTGGAGAAGTCGATTGACAGGATCGATTTCGAGAAAGATAACTGGCTCCGATGGACTCTCGGGGCGCTTACGAACCTGGGCTGGTCGCCGGGAGAGGATTCAGTCGCCCTCGGCGAAGGGACGGTAACCGTACTTCATCATCAGCATATGGACGGAGAAAAACTGCCGGGGGCCGATGAAATCGTGAAATTTGATGACCCCGAAAATGGAACAACCTCTGAAGATTCCGGAAGTATCCTGTCAGGCGACGAAATTATCAGGCGATGGCGAATTCCGGAGCCCAGGAAAGTACTCAGCGAGATGAAACCAACCATGTTTCCGGTCTTCCGGAAAGATCCTGACCGGTTTTACCGGGAATACATTCTAGGGATTCCGGAACTCACCCCGGAAAATGTGAAAGCGGATGGACTCAAGGGCCCTGAGTTTGGTTCGCTGGCTCATGAAATTCTGGAGCGGTTTGTCAAAGAATCAATGCCTGAGCCTGAGCAGATGCTGGTGCAAATTCTCCCGCAAAGACAACTCGCAGGGGAGTCGGAGACAGAATCGGCCTTACGTTCCATGCTGGAGCGTTTGCAGGATTCGGAGTTAGGACAATTAATCCGTGACCATAACGCCCGGACTGAAGTAACCCTCCTGACCAGCGTGCTCGACATCCCTATGACGGGGCAGATCGACTTACTTCTTCAAACTGATGAGGATCGGTACATTATCATTGACTATAAAACCGATGCTGTAGATGAATCCGGAATTGAAGAAAAGGTCAACTATTACACACCGCAAATTTTGGCGTATGCGTATGCGGTTGAGGAATCCCTTGGGAAATCGCCGGAATGGGCCGGATTGTATTTTACACGGTTAAATGTGATACATCGTATCGATCTTCCGGATAATATCACTGGGGAAATGGAGAGACTGGTACGCGAGATGATAGATTTTCTTGAGAATAAAAAACCGTAG